A stretch of Brassica napus cultivar Da-Ae chromosome C6, Da-Ae, whole genome shotgun sequence DNA encodes these proteins:
- the LOC106406666 gene encoding sugar transporter ERD6-like 6 → MSDTEEARNNDLRRPFIHTGSWYRMGSRQSSMMGSSQVIRDSSISVLACVLIVALGPIQFGFTCGYSSPTQAAITKDLGLTVSEYSVFGSLSNVGAMVGAIASGQIAEYIGRKGSLMIAAIPNIIGWLCISFAKDTSFLYMGRLLEGFGVGIISYTVPVYIAEIAPQNMRGGLGSVNQLSVTIGIMLAYLLGLFVPWRILAVLGTLPCIVLIPGLFFIPESPRWLAKMGMTDDFETSLQVLRGFETDITVEVNEIKRSVASSTKRSSTVRFVDLKRRRYYFPLMVGIGLLVLQQLGGINGVLFYSSTIFESAGVTSSNAATFGVGAIQVVATAISTWLVDKAGRRLLLTISSVGMTISLVIVAAAFYLKGFVSHDSDMYSMLSILSVVGVVAMVVSFSLGMGPIPWLIMSEILPVNIKGLAGSIATLANWFFSWLITMTANLLLAWSSGGTFTLYAVVCAFTVVFVTLWVPETKGKTLEELQALFR, encoded by the exons ATGAGTGATACAGAGGAGGCCAGGAATAATGATCTGCGACGACCTTTCATACACACGGGAAGCTGGTACCGGATGGGCTCAAGACAATCGAGCATGATGGGTTCGTCTCAAGTCATCAGAGACAGCTCAATCTCTGTTCTTGCTTGTGTCCTGATCGTTGCTCTTGGCCCTATTCAATTCGGTTTCACT TGTGGTTATTCTTCTCCGACACAAGCTGCAATCACTAAAGATCTCGGTTTAACTGTATCCGAG TACTCTGTGTTTGGTTCTCTATCCAATGTGGGAGCTATGGTTGGTGCAATTGCCAGTGGTCAGATTGCAGAATACATTGGAAGAAAAGGG TCTCTGATGATTGCTGCAATTCCAAATATCATTGGCTGGCTTTGCATATCATTTGCTAAA GATACTTCTTTTCTTTACATGGGAAGACTTTTAGAAGGCTTTGGCGTTGGGATCATCTCTTACACA GTGCCTGTGTATATCGCTGAGATAGCTCCACAGAATATGAGGGGAGGACTAGGTTCAGTGAACCAG CTTTCTGTGACAATTGGAATAATGCTGGCTTATTTACTTGGCCTCTTTGTTCCATGGAGGATTCTTGCAGTTTTGG GGACATTGCCATGCATAGTATTGATACCAGGACTCTTCTTCATTCCTGAATCCCCTCGCTGGCTt GCGAAAATGGGTATGACTGATGATTTTGAAACTTCTTTACAAGTTCTCAGAGGGTTTGAGACTGATATTACCGTTGAGGTTAATGAAATCAAG AGATCTGTGGCATCATCTACTAAGCGGTCATCTACAGTTCGGTTTGTTGATCTCAAGCGGAGGAGATACTATTTCCCACTTATG GTTGGTATAGGGTTGCTTGTACTTCAACAACTCGGTGGGATCAATGGCGTTTTATTCTATTCCAGTACAATCTTTGAATCTGCAG GAGTTACATCGAGTAATGCAGCAACATTTGGGGTCGGTGCTATTCAAGTAGTGGCGACTGCAATATCAACATGGTTGGTGGACAAAGCAGGTCGTCGCCTTCTGCTTACC ATCTCTTCGGTTGGGATGACGATAAGTTTAGTAATCGTTGCAGCTGCTTTCTACCTTAAG GGATTTGTGTCTCATGATTCAGACATGTACAGTATGCTGAGCATCTTGTCAGTAGTTGGAGTAGTG GCAATGGTTGTTTCTTTCTCGTTAGGAATGGGACCAATTCCGTGGCTCATTATGTCTGAG ATTCTTCCTGTAAACATAAAGGGTTTAGCTGGAAGTATAGCGACTTTAGCAAATTGGTTCTTCTCTTGGTTGATCACCATGACTGCAAACTTGCTCTTAGCCTGGAGCAGTGGAG GAACTTTCACTCTATACGCTGTGGTTTGTGCATTCACAGTGGTGTTTGTAACTCTATGGGTTCCTGAGACCAAAGGGAAAACGCTTGAAGAACTTCAAGCCTTGTTCAGATGA
- the LOC106405142 gene encoding 5'-nucleotidase domain-containing protein 4 has protein sequence MLLNKRHFSLSVSLFSSCAQRQLLNSSAGTSHLCFKSQMEEQRASGLTDRVVQFHNVGSRDGCEAPHKWSTSGGGKKIDVRNQIFCNRSLNMKNIIAVGFDMDYTLAQYKSETFESLAYEGTVRKLVYDLGYPRELLEWTFDWNYMVRGLVLDKKKGNILKMDRHKYVKVAYHGFKELSKEEKVDVYGTSLVRDSFDEPDYALIDTLFSLAEAYLFAQLVDFKDNNPDKILKDVDYGRMYKDVRSAVDMCHRDGTLKQMVAKEPNKYINEDATIVPLIKMIRDSGRSTFLVTNSLWDYTNIVMNFLCGGRTVHGPDTCNFDWLQYFDVVITGSAKPGFFHEESRVNLFEVELKSGMLINTDNGTPMAQIGDPSPKIPLKSKDKACRVFQGGNVGHLHSLLSIQSSSQVLYVGDHIYGDILRSKKVLGWRTMLVVPELEKEVELLWELRDARKEQILMRNERDSVEDKIHRLSWSLKFEDINEKDKQEMLSAVKNLECKRDEVRLNLQEAQRDSHKKFHKVWGQLMKTGYQSSRFAHQVERFACLYTSQVSNLRLYSPEKYYKPSEDFMSHEFHLLPL, from the exons AGAGCTAGTGGTCTTACGGACAGGGTGGTGCAGTTTCACAATGTGGGATCAAGGGACGGATGTGAAGCTCCCCATAAGTGGTCAACCTCTGGAGGAGGAAAGAAAATCGACGTAAGAAACCAGATCTTCTGCAATAGATCTTTGAACATGAAGAATATCATTGCCGTAGGCTTTGATATGGACTATACTCTGGCCCAGTATAAGTCTGAAACTTTTGAGTCCCTAGCGTATGAAGGCACTGTGAGGAAGTTGGTATACGATTTAGGGTATCCAAGAGAG CTGCTGGAATGGACATTTGATTGGAACTATATGGTTAGAGGGTTGGTTCTAgacaaaaagaaaggaaacatcTTAAAG ATGGATCGCCATAAGTATGTGAAGGTGGCTTACCATGGGTTTAAGGAGCTCTCTAAGGAGGAAAAAGTTGATGTCTATGGGACTAGCCTAGTACGAGATTCTTTTGATGAGCCTGACTACGCTCTCATTGATACTCTCTTCTCTTTGGCCGAAGCCTATCTCTTTGCCCAACTCGTTGACTTCAAAGATAACAACCCTGATAAAATCCTCAAGGACGTTGA TTATGGTCGCATGTATAAAGATGTCCGGTCTGCTGTTGATATGTGCCACCGTGATGGAACTTTGAAGCAGATGGTGGCAAAGGAACCTAATAA GTATATCAACGAGGATGCTACCATTGTACCTCTGATAAAAATGATAAGAGATTCCGGACGCTCAACATTCTTGGTGACCAATAG TTTGTGGGACTACACAAATATTGTGATGAACTTTCTCTGTGGAGGCCGCACTGTACATGGTCCTGATACTTGCAACTTTGATTGGCTCCAGTACTTTGATGTTGTGATCACTGGCAG TGCAAAACCTGGTTTCTTCCATGAGGAGAGTCGTGTCAACCTTTTTGAGGTGGAACTTAAGTCAGGGATGCTGATCAATACTGACAATGGAACACCTATGGCTCAG ATTGGAGATCCTTCGCCAAAAATTCCACTGAAGAGTAAAGACAAAGCGTGTCGAGTTTTCCAAGGTGGGAATGTTGGTCATCTTCACAGTCTGCTCTCCATCCAGTCAAGTTCACAG GTCCTTTACGTTGGCGATCACATATACGGTGACATCTTGCGCAGCAAAAAAGTACTCG GGTGGAGGACGATGCTTGTTGTTCCGGAACTTGAAAAGGAGGTTGAACTTCTGTGGGAGCTTAGGGACGCGCGTAAG GAACAAATTTTGATGAGGAATGAGCGTGACTCAGTGGAAGATAAGATCCATCGCTTAAGCTGGTCTTTGAA GTTTGAAGATATCAACGAGAAAGACAAGCAGGAAATGCTATCAGCGGTTAAGAACTTAGAG TGTAAAAGGGATGAAGTACGACTAAATCTTCAAGAAGCTCAAAGAGACAGTCACAAAAAG TTTCATAAGGTCTGGGGGCAATTAATGAAAACTGGTTACCAGAGTTCTAGATTTGCTCACCAG GTGGAGAGATTTGCATGCCTGTACACGAGCCAAGTATCTAACTTGCGCTTGTACTCCCCAGAGAAGTACTACAAACCAAGTGAGGACTTCATGTCCCATGAGTTCCACCTTCTCCCCCTTTGA